The following coding sequences lie in one Myxococcus xanthus genomic window:
- a CDS encoding DUF1615 family protein, translated as MQEPIPPRSHTSGWRRAWRGLWVTIAARHTWIQACRRTVLSAHATNDARQHLAMAAHRRGARLGMLLALGTMTACATRGAGTAQPSIPPPPRLSASQVAKLMPPRLQDREDWARDVLAALEVEEIAPSPPAVCSVLAVIEQESGYKVDPAVPGLPKMVRARLEEHADKLGPLGRKVLASVLEGRAKGSKKTFDERLRALRTERDLDRLFRDMLAYYENEYPSTFKVVDFASGLFASGNLSEFNPVTTAGSMQVSVRYAMQKAGEDADPAEVRESMYTRAGGVRYGTARLLGYEAAYPEPLFRFADYNAGVYASRNAALQSQVSRLTGHPLAPDGDLQLYDKQGQPRSEDSKSLLALLAFRQRFAPEELSERQVRRDVRKEKEPDFESTDTFRAVKRLYQRETGESPSYAQLPRVTLQSPKLKRELTTAWFARSVDQRFQKCMTRYRALTAK; from the coding sequence ATGCAGGAGCCCATTCCACCGCGGTCCCACACCTCCGGCTGGCGCCGTGCGTGGCGCGGCCTGTGGGTGACAATCGCGGCGCGGCACACCTGGATTCAGGCCTGCCGCCGCACGGTCCTGAGCGCACACGCGACGAATGACGCGCGTCAGCACCTGGCCATGGCCGCCCACCGAAGGGGCGCCCGGCTGGGGATGCTGCTGGCACTGGGCACGATGACCGCATGTGCGACCCGCGGAGCGGGCACGGCCCAACCGTCCATTCCACCGCCGCCCCGACTCTCCGCGTCGCAGGTGGCGAAGCTGATGCCGCCGCGTCTCCAGGACCGCGAGGACTGGGCCCGCGACGTGCTGGCCGCGCTGGAGGTGGAGGAGATTGCCCCGTCACCGCCCGCGGTCTGCTCCGTGCTGGCCGTCATCGAACAAGAGTCTGGCTACAAGGTCGACCCAGCCGTCCCAGGGCTCCCGAAGATGGTCCGCGCGCGCCTGGAGGAGCACGCGGACAAGCTGGGCCCCTTGGGCCGCAAGGTCCTGGCGTCGGTGCTGGAAGGCCGCGCGAAGGGCAGCAAGAAGACCTTCGACGAGCGGCTGCGCGCGCTGCGCACCGAGCGCGACCTGGACCGACTCTTCCGCGACATGCTCGCGTACTACGAGAACGAATACCCGAGCACCTTCAAGGTCGTGGACTTCGCCAGCGGCCTCTTCGCCTCGGGGAACCTGAGCGAGTTCAACCCCGTCACCACCGCCGGCTCCATGCAGGTGAGCGTGCGCTACGCGATGCAGAAGGCGGGCGAGGACGCGGACCCGGCCGAGGTGCGCGAGTCGATGTACACCCGCGCGGGCGGCGTGCGTTACGGCACCGCGCGGCTGCTGGGTTACGAGGCCGCATACCCAGAGCCCCTCTTCCGCTTCGCGGACTACAACGCGGGCGTCTATGCCTCACGCAACGCCGCGCTCCAGTCGCAGGTGAGCCGTCTCACTGGCCATCCTCTGGCGCCCGACGGAGACCTCCAGCTCTATGACAAGCAGGGACAGCCGCGCAGCGAGGACAGCAAGTCGCTGCTGGCGCTGCTCGCCTTCCGTCAGCGCTTCGCCCCGGAGGAACTCAGCGAGCGTCAGGTGCGCCGTGACGTGCGCAAGGAGAAGGAGCCGGACTTCGAATCCACCGACACGTTCCGCGCGGTGAAGCGGCTCTACCAGCGGGAGACGGGCGAATCGCCGTCCTACGCCCAGCTTCCCCGGGTGACACTCCAGAGCCCGAAGCTGAAGCGAGAACTGACCACCGCGTGGTTCGCGCGCTCGGTGGACCAGCGCTTCCAGAAGTGCATGACCCGCTACCGCGCGCTGACGGCGAAGTAG
- a CDS encoding M16 family metallopeptidase, whose product MSAPLTWKAAFTTLLLSSVPAAAQGTAAAPKAATAAPAQQGVTLPKATTVTLKNGAQLLLVERKELPLVSFSAWVRGGALGDPAGKEGLAALTGELLQKGAGGRDARQFAEAVDGVGGEIQVAANLEALVISGQFMSRDTGLMVELLTDMLTRPRFDAKELEKVRARKASEIAAAKDGDPRMLIGAYFQAFHFAGHPYGTPVNGSEASLPGLSREDVLAYAKNHLGADRLILSVVGDFDAKALAKKLESSLGGWARAATPAPTVPATAASKGRRVLLVDKPDATQTYFWIGNTGISRDDPDRASVRVAETVFGGRFTSLLNTELRVKSGLSYGANSVFIRHTRPGPVIIASYTKTESTGRAIDLALETLSGYRKAGMDDAMLASAKSYVLGQFPPTLETGTQVAGKLSELAFYGLDASDVDGFANAVSATTREGVHGIIQRKLPAPEDLTFVLIGKASDIREAARKYGTVTEMKISDKHFAPPAKR is encoded by the coding sequence ATGAGCGCCCCCCTCACCTGGAAGGCCGCGTTCACCACGCTGCTGCTGTCCTCCGTCCCCGCCGCGGCCCAGGGCACCGCCGCTGCTCCGAAGGCCGCCACGGCGGCTCCGGCGCAGCAGGGCGTGACGCTCCCCAAGGCCACCACCGTCACGCTGAAGAACGGCGCGCAGCTCCTGCTCGTGGAGCGCAAGGAGCTGCCGCTCGTCTCGTTCAGCGCGTGGGTGCGCGGCGGCGCCCTGGGCGACCCCGCTGGCAAGGAGGGCCTGGCCGCGCTCACCGGCGAGCTGTTGCAGAAGGGTGCCGGCGGCCGTGACGCGCGCCAGTTCGCCGAGGCCGTGGACGGCGTGGGTGGCGAGATTCAGGTGGCCGCCAACCTGGAGGCCCTGGTCATCAGCGGCCAGTTCATGTCGCGCGACACCGGGCTGATGGTGGAGCTGCTCACCGACATGCTCACGCGCCCGCGCTTCGACGCGAAGGAGCTGGAGAAGGTCCGCGCGCGCAAGGCCTCTGAGATTGCCGCCGCGAAGGATGGCGACCCGCGCATGCTGATTGGCGCGTACTTCCAGGCCTTCCACTTCGCCGGGCACCCGTATGGCACGCCTGTCAACGGCAGCGAGGCGTCACTGCCCGGCCTGTCCCGCGAGGACGTGCTCGCGTACGCGAAGAACCACCTGGGCGCGGACCGGCTCATCCTGTCCGTGGTGGGTGACTTCGACGCGAAGGCGCTCGCGAAGAAGCTGGAGTCCTCGCTCGGCGGGTGGGCGCGCGCCGCCACGCCCGCGCCCACCGTGCCCGCCACCGCCGCCTCCAAGGGGCGGCGCGTGCTGTTGGTGGACAAGCCGGACGCCACCCAGACGTACTTCTGGATTGGCAACACCGGTATCTCCCGCGATGACCCGGACCGGGCCTCGGTGCGGGTCGCGGAGACGGTGTTCGGTGGACGCTTCACCTCGTTGCTCAACACGGAGCTGCGCGTGAAGTCCGGCCTCAGCTACGGCGCCAACTCCGTGTTCATCCGCCACACGCGTCCGGGGCCCGTCATCATCGCCTCGTACACGAAGACGGAGTCCACCGGCCGCGCCATCGACCTGGCGCTGGAAACGCTCTCCGGCTACCGGAAGGCCGGCATGGATGACGCCATGCTCGCCTCCGCGAAGTCGTATGTGCTGGGGCAGTTCCCGCCCACGCTGGAGACCGGGACGCAGGTGGCGGGCAAGCTGTCGGAGCTGGCCTTCTACGGCCTGGATGCCAGCGACGTGGACGGCTTCGCCAACGCCGTCTCCGCCACGACGCGCGAGGGCGTGCACGGCATCATCCAGCGCAAGCTTCCCGCGCCGGAGGACCTCACCTTCGTCCTCATCGGCAAGGCGTCGGACATCCGGGAGGCGGCTCGCAAGTACGGCACCGTCACGGAGATGAAGATTTCCGACAAGCACTTCGCGCCGCCCGCGAAGCGCTGA